A genomic segment from Polyangium mundeleinium encodes:
- a CDS encoding DUF350 domain-containing protein: MLDISQLLKAAIATLIFVAIGLVVFAVAFIIITKVTPFSIRKEIEEDQNTALAIVIGSVILGLSWIIAAAIHG, translated from the coding sequence ATGCTCGACATTTCGCAGTTGCTCAAGGCCGCCATCGCCACGCTGATCTTCGTCGCGATCGGGCTCGTCGTCTTCGCCGTGGCGTTCATCATCATCACGAAGGTGACGCCGTTCTCGATCCGCAAGGAGATCGAGGAGGACCAGAACACCGCGCTGGCGATCGTGATCGGCTCGGTGATCCTGGGCCTGTCCTGGATCATCGCCGCGGCGATCCACGGCTAG
- a CDS encoding EGF domain-containing protein codes for MRGGIRAISGILLLGAILVAAAGCSDDPSIPTTGGAGQGGSAGQGGAGGQGGQGGDAGQGGDAGQGGQGGQGGVGGQGGTGGSSAVCGDGSVEGSEGCDDGNTADADGCSAACAIEEGWSCAGEPSTCTTGCGDGLIAGMEACDDGNKADADGCSAACTFESGWECAGEPTVCTDVDECALNTDNCDANASCTNTPGSFACACNMGYAGDGVTCMEVDECALNTDNCDANASCTNTPGSFACTCNMGYAGDGVLCMDVDECALNTDNCHANAACTNLPGTFSCACNMGYTGDGIQCMDVDECALNTDNCHANAACTNQPGSFSCTCNMGYTGNGVQCTDVNECAANTDDCDPNAACTNQPGSFSCACNQGFTGNGKTCTSVCGDGLVVAGEPCDDAGTTSGDGCSATCQVEGGYTCTGMPSVCTPLCGDGLLLPGEKCDDGDAMGGDGCSAICKVEPYFRCKGTPSTCARIRIAYAPSIADAASYRTAIAAITGGTVTYVDPRMSTPSLATLNTYDCVHTWVNEGYANATTFGNNLGDFVDAGGNVVLGVFSTYTSNISLAGKIMTAAYSPVVSPTGENLYTSSSYSGNGTTFLHSGVSAYASTYRDYLILQGAGIVDGTYADGEIAHAYRPDFKVVYSNGTGHPGMQGTGDWARLVANGCAAGFLQ; via the coding sequence ATGCGTGGTGGGATTCGGGCGATCAGCGGGATCTTGCTCCTCGGGGCGATATTGGTGGCAGCCGCGGGCTGCAGCGATGACCCATCGATCCCCACGACGGGGGGGGCGGGCCAGGGCGGTAGCGCGGGCCAGGGCGGGGCGGGCGGTCAAGGCGGCCAGGGCGGCGACGCGGGCCAAGGCGGTGACGCAGGCCAGGGCGGCCAAGGCGGCCAGGGTGGGGTGGGCGGTCAAGGCGGCACGGGCGGCAGTAGCGCCGTCTGTGGCGACGGCTCGGTCGAGGGCAGCGAGGGGTGTGACGACGGCAATACGGCCGATGCGGACGGCTGCTCGGCGGCGTGCGCCATCGAAGAAGGATGGAGCTGCGCCGGGGAGCCGAGCACGTGCACGACGGGCTGTGGCGACGGGCTGATCGCCGGCATGGAGGCGTGCGACGACGGCAATAAGGCCGATGCAGACGGCTGCTCGGCGGCGTGCACGTTCGAATCCGGCTGGGAGTGCGCGGGGGAGCCGACGGTGTGCACGGACGTGGACGAGTGCGCGCTGAATACGGACAACTGCGACGCGAATGCGAGCTGCACCAACACGCCGGGTTCGTTCGCCTGCGCCTGCAACATGGGATATGCGGGCGACGGCGTCACGTGCATGGAAGTGGACGAGTGCGCGCTGAATACCGATAACTGCGACGCGAACGCGTCCTGCACCAACACGCCCGGCTCGTTCGCCTGCACGTGCAACATGGGCTACGCGGGCGACGGCGTCCTGTGCATGGACGTGGACGAGTGCGCGCTGAATACGGACAACTGCCACGCGAATGCGGCGTGCACGAACCTGCCCGGCACGTTCTCCTGCGCGTGCAACATGGGATACACCGGCGACGGCATCCAGTGCATGGACGTGGACGAGTGCGCGCTGAATACAGACAACTGCCACGCGAATGCGGCGTGTACGAACCAGCCCGGCTCGTTCTCCTGCACGTGCAACATGGGATACACGGGCAATGGTGTCCAGTGCACGGATGTGAACGAGTGTGCCGCCAACACGGACGATTGTGATCCGAACGCGGCGTGCACGAACCAGCCCGGCTCGTTCTCCTGCGCTTGCAATCAGGGTTTCACCGGCAATGGCAAGACGTGCACGTCGGTCTGCGGCGACGGCCTCGTGGTCGCGGGCGAGCCGTGCGACGACGCGGGCACGACATCGGGCGACGGTTGCTCGGCGACCTGCCAGGTCGAGGGCGGCTACACCTGCACGGGTATGCCGAGCGTGTGCACGCCCCTCTGCGGCGACGGGCTCCTCTTGCCCGGCGAGAAATGCGACGACGGGGACGCCATGGGCGGCGACGGTTGCTCGGCGATCTGCAAGGTCGAGCCGTATTTCCGGTGCAAGGGCACCCCGAGCACCTGCGCGCGCATCCGGATCGCGTATGCCCCGTCGATCGCCGACGCCGCTTCGTATCGCACCGCCATTGCGGCGATCACCGGCGGCACGGTGACGTATGTCGATCCCCGCATGTCCACGCCCTCGCTCGCGACCTTGAACACCTATGACTGCGTGCACACCTGGGTCAACGAGGGGTACGCCAACGCGACCACGTTCGGCAACAACCTCGGCGATTTCGTGGACGCGGGCGGCAATGTCGTCCTCGGCGTTTTCTCGACGTACACGAGCAACATCTCGCTCGCGGGCAAGATCATGACCGCGGCGTATTCGCCCGTGGTGTCGCCGACCGGGGAAAACCTCTACACCTCGTCGAGTTATTCGGGCAATGGCACGACGTTCCTGCACAGCGGCGTCTCGGCGTATGCCTCCACCTACCGCGATTACCTCATCCTGCAGGGCGCCGGGATCGTCGACGGCACGTACGCCGACGGCGAGATCGCGCATGCGTACCGTCCCGACTTCAAGGTCGTTTACTCGAACGGCACGGGGCACCCGGGGATGCAGGGCACCGGCGACTGGGCGCGGCTCGTGGCGAACGGCTGCGCGGCTGGCTTCCTCCAGTAA
- a CDS encoding DUF378 domain-containing protein, which yields MSGLAWVAMILVIVGALNWALVGLFQWNLVTALFGVDSALTRIVYVLVGLAGLYLIFLSTRLVQRPRA from the coding sequence ATGTCGGGGTTGGCGTGGGTGGCGATGATCCTCGTGATCGTCGGCGCCCTCAACTGGGCGCTCGTGGGCCTCTTCCAGTGGAACCTCGTGACGGCCCTTTTCGGCGTGGACTCGGCGCTCACGCGCATCGTGTACGTGCTCGTGGGCCTGGCAGGTCTGTATTTGATTTTCCTCTCGACGCGGCTCGTGCAACGGCCAAGAGCTTGA
- a CDS encoding alpha/beta fold hydrolase produces the protein MGIARLGDVDIHYDTFGESGPAVLLVMGLGSRGDNWTPISRALAGRGFRAIQFDNRDVGRSSRVSGGSYEIADMAADAVGLLDHLGIPEARLVGISMGGMIAQEIAVRYPERLSRLVLLATSAGGDLARKPEGAILSELTALARGGDHAAAEARLASFYRAITGPAFVQKYPELLDMAITSTLEGAPEVDGLLRQIQAISRFSVWDRLGDVRAPTLVLHGDADPLIPHENGELLARRIPGARLRTLPGVGHLVPLEAPLETYGALLDFLA, from the coding sequence ATGGGCATCGCGCGGCTCGGCGACGTCGACATCCATTACGACACCTTCGGCGAGAGCGGCCCGGCCGTGCTGCTCGTGATGGGCCTCGGCTCGCGGGGGGACAACTGGACGCCGATTTCGCGGGCCCTCGCCGGACGTGGCTTCCGCGCGATCCAGTTCGACAACCGCGACGTCGGCCGTTCTTCGCGTGTCTCCGGCGGGAGTTACGAGATCGCGGACATGGCCGCAGATGCCGTGGGGCTCCTCGATCACCTCGGGATCCCCGAGGCGCGGCTCGTCGGCATTTCGATGGGCGGCATGATCGCGCAGGAGATCGCCGTGCGTTACCCCGAGCGGCTCTCGCGCCTCGTGCTCCTCGCGACCTCGGCGGGCGGCGACCTCGCGCGGAAGCCCGAAGGTGCGATCCTCTCCGAGCTCACGGCGCTCGCCCGCGGCGGGGATCACGCGGCGGCCGAGGCGCGTCTCGCCTCGTTTTATCGCGCCATCACGGGGCCCGCGTTCGTGCAGAAGTACCCTGAGTTGCTCGACATGGCCATCACCTCCACGCTCGAAGGCGCGCCCGAGGTCGACGGGCTCCTGCGGCAAATCCAGGCGATCAGCAGGTTCTCCGTTTGGGATCGCCTCGGCGATGTCCGCGCGCCGACGCTCGTCCTGCATGGCGATGCCGATCCGCTGATTCCGCACGAAAATGGCGAGCTCCTCGCGCGGCGGATTCCGGGCGCGCGGCTTCGCACGCTGCCCGGCGTGGGGCACCTCGTCCCGCTGGAGGCGCCGCTCGAGACCTACGGGGCGCTGCTCGATTTTCTTGCCTGA